A window of the Mus caroli unplaced genomic scaffold, CAROLI_EIJ_v1.1 scaffold_17277_1, whole genome shotgun sequence genome harbors these coding sequences:
- the LOC110288386 gene encoding vomeronasal type-1 receptor 4-like — translation MPPSDTNFQIFLIFQFCLGVIGNSSLLMLYVYTFFVKPYLKKLIDSVFMHLTIVNMSTIMFTLLKDIMFSFRVPNFLDDVGCKAVLFSLRVSRGLSICTTSVLSTFQVITITPSKSKFVSWLKPRLSTWIFSSLLCSWIINLFIYGFMIDLVIAKTNMTLVGRGFSHGYCQRKKFGKQNSEWLFSFLITHDFFYMSVMMYASLYMVIFLYRHRKTAQHLHNPSLSSQPSPERKATHSILFLVSCFVLTYWLNNFITFYGFYTKERNPRLEAINMILTASYPTICPFLLMKNNKVILQFTSSFSVLRMTCFQSSLPG, via the coding sequence ATGCCTCCAAGTGACACCAACTTCCAGATCTTTCTTATATTCCAGTTTTGTCTTGGTGTGATAGGGAACTCATCACTGTTAATGTTGTATGTATACACTTTCTTCGTCAAACCTTATTTGAAGAAGTTGATAGATTCAGTTTTCATGCACCTGACAATAGTTAATATGTCAACAATCATGTTCACATTGTTAAAAGATATCATGTTTTCCTTTAGAGTACCCAATTTTCTGGACGATGTTGGTTGTAAGGCAGTTTTGTTTTCACTCAGAGTCAGCCGGGGTCTGTCCATCTGCACCACCTCTGTTCTAAGCACATTCCAAGTCATCACCATCACTCCCAGTAAATCTAAGTTTGTCTCCTGGCTTAAGCCAAGACTCTCTACATGgattttttcttccttactttgCTCCTGGATTattaatctatttatctatgGGTTTATGATTGACTTGGTAATAGCCAAAACCAATATGACTCTCGTTGGTCGTGGATTTTCACATGGTTActgtcaaagaaagaaatttgggaaacagAATTCAGAATGGCTTTTCAGCTTTCTCATTACTCATGATTTCTTCTATATGTCTGTCATGATGTACGCCAGCCTCTACATGGTTATTTTCCTATATAGACACCGCAAGACAGCCCAGCATCTCCACAACCCAAGCCTTTCCTCCCAGCCATCTCCTGAGCGCAAAGCCACTCACAGCATCCTGTTTCTGGTGAGCTGCTTTGTGTTAACTTATTGGTTGAACAACTTCATCACCTTTTATGgtttttatacaaaagaaagaaatccaagattGGAGGCAATTAATATGATTTTAACAGCAAGCTACCCAACCATCTGCCCTTTTCTACTCATGAAGAATAATAAGGTTATTTTGCAATTCAcctcttcattttctgttctgaGAATGACCTGTTTTCAAAGTTCACTCCCTGGCTGA